TGCTTATTCTATAGGTCCTCTCAGTGAAAATTCTTATTGCTTCTGCATTGCAGTTTTAAAATCTGATTTGATGGCTGCACTCAATGAAGAGGTTAAATCATTGGATGAAGATAACTGGAAGTTTGAAGGTCCTCGTTCCCGCATCCACCTGATATCAAGACCAGGTTAATCCTTCAATTCATTTCACACCAATTTGCGTTCTCAATTTTGTTACTTCCTGTATATCAAATATAAGTCCTGTTATAACGCGAGCCCTGCAAACTTCAAGTTTGCTTAATGCGTGGATCATTTGATTCATTTTCCAGTTGTGGTTTCCCTCTTTCAAGGTCCTACATTAACCTGACCATACCTTACCTTTACTTACAGCTCCATTGTTCTCATTATTTGCCGTTCTGTTCTCTATTCTTTGTTGTAGATCAGATCCGGTTTGCCAGTAAAAAGGAAGTGATAAAAGGAACTTAAATGCCTTGAAAAAATAGTTGTTTGTCCACATACCAAACTCTTCTTGGCTTCAATATGTATGTCTTTCTAGCTTCCTGTATTTTTGTGGAGTCGTATTTATTGATTCGATGTTATGGATTCGACCAGGTGGGTTTCTACAGAAGCAGATGGAGTTTACAAAAAACTGTAGCACAGCCCCGAAAAAATGATTTCAGATTTCCTGAGACTGGACTTTACAGCTAAGAGATTGGCTTTACTCAGACAACTTCATTATATCTGTATATTGCTGAATTTCACTATGAAATCATGCACACATGTGAAGAATTACAAGTATTTCCTTCTGACTGTTATTGTTAAACAAGACAGTTTTGCCTTTCCATTTTTGAGATTTTAATACCTTAAATGCTCATGTACGTAGCACAGTCCATTGCGGTGTGGAATTCGATTCAGATTCTAAGTTACAGTAAAGAAAAGCAGGATCAATCTTCCATTAGGATATTGCCAAAGAAGCTTATAATGCATAAAGCTCAGGGTTGCATCTTGAATACGAGACTTAACGTTGAGTTCAGtgcagctttgacctttcttacaGAAAGGCGTTATTTTAGAGCTCTGCAAGGTTTTACTATTCATGGTGCTCATAGTTACAGGCAGCAGGGTGGAAATCTGCAAGTACAATGAGGCCAATTCTTTAATAGCCCGGTACAATTACTGGGAGTTTTTACAGTGGAACCGATTGCAACTGGTAATATCATTTTGTAAGGGTTAATCAGAGTAgagttttgtttgtttgttttaaaTATAGCAAATATTTCACCATTTAGCACCATCTCTTTGCTTAATTGAACCCTTCACTCATTTCCAAcaaaatggaattttttttttataaaatttctcTGCACATGATTTTCCACCCATTTCTAACAATGGCAAACTTCACATGCTTGGAAACCCAGAAAGGTCGCATTATGAGGAGAAAAACTAAAACTGGAAACAAAGTTTTTGTTTTTCTAGCAAAATTGAAGAAGGAACTCAATGGTGCAAATGCAAGGCAAATTCCATTTGAGTCCTTGCTTGATTAGAATAAAGAGCCGCCTCACAAAATCCTATTCACAAAAGGGTGATCAAGAAGCTCATCCACCGACCCTCTTTTTCTCCAATCTTTCTCCAAACACCTCCTCACAAAGCTTCTAAAATCCGGCGAAGCCGTCTCCGGTATCTCCAACCTCTCTCCCAAGCATATGGCACATATCAAAGCTGCCCAATCAGGCTTCTCCCCGAGACCAATCAACGGATAATGGCCAACCAAACATTCTAATAGCACCACACCTAGCGACCAAACATCACCGGAGAAACCATTGGCGTTGCCCCCATCCCACCTCTCTGGATCAACC
This window of the Gossypium arboreum isolate Shixiya-1 chromosome 12, ASM2569848v2, whole genome shotgun sequence genome carries:
- the LOC108477285 gene encoding protein SAMBA isoform X2, which encodes MNSSSPANSSISTTAIVGGGGASGRTNAALEDSHFPSDLISIQDRKDEAMLVLKSDLMAALNEEVKSLDEDNWKFEGPRSRIHLISRPDQIRFASKKEVIKGT
- the LOC108477285 gene encoding protein SAMBA isoform X1 encodes the protein MNSSSPANSSISTTAIVGGGGASGRTNAALEDSHFPSDLISIQDRKDEAMLVLKSDLMAALNEEVKSLDEDNWKFEGPRSRIHLISRPGGFLQKQMEFTKNCSTAPKK